The DNA segment TACTCTCTAAATTAactaaacattttaataaaaggattatatttattcgttatgttttatgaatttttgttaTAACTTACATCAAGTTAGAATATTTTTCATCACAGTATtggaaatggaagaaaaaccgCCAAATCCTATAAACAACACGGCGTCACAATATGGCGTCCTAATCGCTTAAATTTTGGTTACAAATgattttttgaataatttattaaaacaaacgAAATTATACAGATAATCTAACGtctaaatgtttaatcgttGCATAATGTAGCTATGTGATTAATATTTTGAAGAGTTTCATTGGTAATAAATATTGTTCATCTGAAATCCTTATGGAATCATCAAAGGCTTTTCTTgattatataaaatgaattaatttataaacataGAAGTTATACAACATACTGCGAACATCCATATAGTATTCATATATAATTGCTTAAGAAGTGTTACCTGTATTCTGCATTATTTTCGGTAAAATAAGTAATTGTGCTGGATCGCGAATAAACTCGACCGCGGTATGAAACATTCGAATAACAGACGTATATGGACTAACAGTATATAGACATTCCCCCTACTTAAATTCTATTCCCCTACTCTCTGTTTTCGTCAAACACGCATGCGCGCGaggaataattataaaatgttaaggCGACGctcgtaatttaaaaatattataaatttgtgtCCACATATAATTCTATATCTGATGATATTGACTAAATACTTTCTTATTAATGAATTAGAACATCAATTGACGTATTGAGTACTGCTTTTAGGATATAAAAGTTCCATCGTATGTTatgattagactgcggatttttatgcaaatttctatttttatgaatacatgtacagaagtaaaatttaaatagagatttgtttgatctattaaaaattatgcCGAGTGTTCTACTTTGgagattttacatatttttgcatattacattCGTTCTATGCATtttgcacctttaaatttcccGTGAATGCATAAAATTCTGcagtatagtattactatacgaATGTATGTGAATGGTAACCTTTTTAGTATTTTCGTTTTAATATGTTGCGtgattacatgtatatatacatatgcatgcgCGTATTTACTTTTAGACAAGTGCACCTTCGTTACCGATTGTACAGAAATCCTTTTACCATAAGGGACGTTACAAAAACTTCCGTGAGACAACATATGGCGCAACGATCTCAAGCACCGAATTAAATCGCTTCTTTTTAAATAGAAGAacatttctttccctttctcgcGTGAAATTTGATTTAAAGCTAGAGGAAGATAATTTCctctatttaattttttaaataaaataaattatatataaagcgTGAGCTATTTACTTCCAAGTAAAGGAGCCGTTCTATATTCAAATTAGACAATCGTCGAAATTCTCgaataaaaaattcgaaatatatagtaaataattaatcttGAACTTACAAAAATACTTCGAAggatattgatttttaatttccaCGGGTAGTTTTTGAATACAAACATTATTGATCTTGAATTTTTTAACTCAGGTCACAAATTTTAACCTTCCAAGATTAGAGGTTCGTGTCCTTTATATTCCAAGGACAAGGACAAAATGACGAGACGTTAATTTAAAGTCTTTAACAATAGATTGGTACTATGTCTAAACTTAAAATACTTGAATTCCTCCAACATTATCGATATCATAGTATTAAAAATCCAGGTGTAAAAACTTTTTATGACTCAGAATCGACGCGATAATCGTCTATAGATCTTCAAGTGTCATATCCATGACATTGTTAGAAAAAGATATCGTAAACTTTTTACAAGTTTTAAACTGCAAATTAAAGAAAGAACTTTTTTAATACTCATgaagattttttaatgaatttgaaGTTCAAGGTCACGACAGCTGAGGACGTCAGCACGAAGATCATATTCCAATGAACGCGTGCTGCCATGCCACAGGGGCGAAAGACCCTCGATATCGATTTTCAAGGACACTTGCCCAGTATATCCACGAAATTACTATCCGTGCATGTATATTGGTTGACTTATTTGGCCTAAGTTGACGGAGTAACCTTTTTTTCTGCGTATATGTATAATGCGTAACATTTCAAATTTCTGATTTGTTTCTGCATTTTTAGATAACGAGGCATTGAATAATTCAGAAATAACCGCATAATTAGATCGCATTTACATAATGTAGAACAATTGCTTGCAGCACACAgcaaattttgaatattttcctaattaatttcgtaattttttctttctttcgtacgTAACTTTTATATGCACCTATATGTGCAACTATTTTTtctacgatatattgtaaaaatCAACAGCAAGAAAGTTATTATCATTCTGTTATCAACAACGAATAACATTGGAAATAATGAGaacaattattctatatataaaaatcagtgagattgatgaaattaaataattaacgagGTATATGGTACTAtgatatatgataataaaatgtTCTACATGCatgtaattttattgttaatcTTCCTGTATAAccgatttaaatattattttattttaaggaaATATAGTAATAATCAGTAACAATAACAACAAAACACTACTTATATATtagtaatgtataatattttccttAAACTAACACCTAATTGTACATATTCTTTATGCATGTACTCTCATTATTACCTGCCTGTACTGAACAAAATTCCAATTACGTTATTCCACCTTCATTTGAATATCAAAACCAATAATCGCATTACGAGTGAATTATCTGTCGCCATCAGAATAATACGCTActaaaatacacataatactaTATCACAGTTATAAAGGAACAAAAGGAGAGCCTAAGAATAGTCTGTGGCTGTGGTGCAACAACTGTGCCAATGTcgtatttatgcaaaaataagtTAAATCCGGTACTGAGCTTCTAAACAATCGTACACTGCATATAAAAAAGGCGACAATTTGAAACTCTATTTAGAAACGACTATACTTGCATCTGTGAGTGtcaaaattttacataaaataactTTTCTGGGAAAGATACCAAAGTCAAAacataaaagaaacaaatagcGTGAGCTCTGAATCTCCCTCGTACTGTACCAGGAAAAAAATTCGAGACAGCAGAAACTTCCGTGTCAGAAATTAATTGCACATGAATTTTCGAACGTACCTTCAAGCGAGCTACTATCACAGCTTCGTAAATACCGACAATGCTACTTCTTGCACCGAGTCACAGACACAGATGCCAGAATACGCGATAATACGCATAACGAGCAAAATCATACAGCAAGGTTTTTCCCCGTCCAACGTAAAACCTTTTCTCgctcaatatattattattctctCGATATAAGAGTCTCAGAGCACGTAcgtgaatttttatgaaaaatctaATATCCAAGTTTCAAACGAACGTACTTGTACGAGCTACGTAATGCAATACTACGTTCAGCTAACTCTGCACACAGCCTGCTGCAGTAACAGTCTGAGCGAAagttcaataaaaaaaataaaagaaaaaaaaagagagagaaagaaaaatcacaCGACGTTATAAAAGGTTAACGACAAAATTTTGGGTCACGTACGATGGTCTGTCTGTTCTTCCCGTGGCTTTGACTCGTTTCAAGCCTGAATTCGTCGATCTAATTGGCCGTCATCAGTCCGTAAACTACAATATCACCTTTCACCTACGTCGGACGCGCATATTGTCTAATGCCCCGCTCGTTATCTCTTCGTTTCTGCGATTTTTGCGGTCACGCTAACTGCCGCCCTTTTCGATCGCTCCTCTAACCGCCGTTTCTTTCCACATTCTCTGTCTCTGTTCGTCCCTTTTTATCGCCGGTGAATCCTCGTTCTGTAAATAACGTTCGATCGCAACCGGTTGAGGTTTCACTTAAGAAGATTGAAGGATATTGGGAATGTCCGTTTGTACGTGCGATAAAACGGCTTGAAATCAAATGAACGATATCGAACGATAAACGATCAATACGAGAGAAGTGATAAGAAATTACGCGATACGAATCGAAGTTGTGCAAGCGCTATAACTAGTAtgccgcggatttttatgcaaatgtaTGCCTCGGTGGACGcgactgaagaaataaaatttagacAGAGGTTCATTAACAATTATAACGAGCAGCctgcttcgaatattttatttattttcccgtATCATTTTCGTGGCTTCGAATTTCccataaattcgacaaaatcccCGGTCCCATCGTAGAAGATCTTCTCCATGGTGCTAAGGACAAACCGACAGAAGCAGGTTCCCTTTTCCTTCTCGATTTTCTCCGAACATAAACCTCCAGAAACTGGacgaaaatagaaatagaaaaatatagacgACGGAGAATGAGAGCGGTGGCAGTCAGTTTACTGCTGTTGCTCGTCAGATGTCTGCGTTTATCGTTACACAGACTTTATTACATTTTGCCCCCAATCGTGAAAACCTGTCGCTACATAGAATAATAAACCTCGTAAATCGTTCAATTATACAATGAAAGCTAAGCGATATTTCGTAGAATTAAAACAGCAATTCTATCTGGAAATTTTGACGCTGTTAAGTGGTCGTCGCATGTCCGCTACATAGAGATACGACATCCAGCAACAGACAACAGAGACGAGAGATAGAGAAAAATTGCTATAAGCAAAATCGAAGCGACGTTGTCCTTCAACGACTCGAACGTGAAACACCAAACACGTTGACCATAAAGGTCGCACACCATGGCTACCAGGAGACTTTGAACGACGCAAGAAAGCCGCAGGTGAAAGCGCGCAGGTCTCGAAACAGCCTTAGGAGGAGAAACTGGTCGAGGGTGGCCGATTGAAGTCACGCGAGGGTTGAACCGAGGCCCCAGAGTCGAGCCACTGATTCTTTCCGTGGCAAATCAGTCTGCAGAATGAAGTGTTCCGCGTGGTTGCTTTTCGCGTTGTTGCCGCGACTCTTAGCCGTCTTACCGGTAGCCAATTCCCAAATCGTGGCTCAGAGGATCCCGGTTAGACAGGGTCTAGGTCGAGAGCAGCCAATCGTCAGGATCTCAGGCCAAGGATCGGTGGCTGGCAAGGAGGTGCGACACGATTTTATCTTCATTTAGACATAGTAGCGATGgtcgaaagaaagtttaaatttgATACTTGTTTCTTAcgtttatcgtatatttctggcatgaaaaatgaaaaaatccgCGCAGACATTTTTCGCGTATACCAAACACTCGTCTGTTCCCAGGCATAGGATCATGTTGCGCGTTTGAAATTTTCTTGTCAATCGTAATTCAACCTTTGCGAAATTACAGCGTTTCAGCCTCGTTTTATCGCTCTTTCAACTTTCTTCTGGCCATCGATGTACGCTCATACAGATAATTTAACGTACTCGTTAGCAGCGTTACCGTACACCGGCTCTTCAAGGTATTGgattggtaactaagtgattgcggcttttgtcaataccacctaatgacaaagtccgcaatcacttagttgccaacccaataattcgAACATTAATCATGGACAATTTCGACGAGCGTTACGACATTTTAAGGGGCGATTTTAAGGCTTATTACGCGCGTTAGCGGGACATTTTTAAAGTTGGAAATTTCGGATCGAAAGCGTTTCTTAAAATGTCTCTTACTCAGACAAGTTACAGCAAGTTATTTATTGGAAAGATACGTTTAATGAAACATTGGTACGAGATAATACCTCGTCTTAAGCACGCAATTAGAGGCACGAGTGGGCTCGCTAAATATCACGGCTATTAGTATAGCGAATAATTGACCGTTCAGATCCTTTGGCGACCTTTGCGAGGTGTATGTTTGCAATGGGCGTCTCGTGACTTCCAGATACGTTTTCAGATCCGTCTCAAGTTTCACCGATATAATCACAATAGTCGTCGTTCGTagctatagatatatatatactattatatatacaaaacatagctatatatatatacaaaatgctTCGTATAATATATACCTAAGAAGTTTCTaggaatattcgaatattttcgtgagccATTGTACGTCTCAGGATTTTTGATCTAAGAAAATGGAGAAGGTAAAGACAAGCAGGTGAGTTGATCAATTTTGTAAAATGGTAGCCAAAGTGTGTCTAGAATGTGTCGTTTATCCAATAGAATAAAGaagacaaatatatataatatataataaagaagtatgtttgatgaaattttattattacaatttattattacaacATATTTGATACATTATAAATGTATCAAATTGTTGCGGCAAGTTGTACGCTTTAAAAATACCTTGGGCCATTTTGTTCAAAATCTTCTCGGTATCAACGTATAAAGTGGTAGCTTTAAATTAATTGTAGGagaaaattcaacatttttatcGTCGTTTCTTAACTTTGTTCTACACATAGACACAGAATTTagaggaaaaatatatataatgcgaACGAATCGAGTCGACGTGTTTCGCAGGTTGCTAAGCAATCAAACGGAAAGTTTTATTGTGAGGCGGTTTTCGGGCATTCGCTCTTTGCGATGCGGAAGTTTAACCTGTTAGATCGCATAGAGGCGATTTGTCGCCCCTCTGGCCCTTTCGCGCTCGAATTTCTCAACTCGTCGTTCgaacaaaataattcttttatttacacATCTCCTATCTTTTCGCTTTTTAGTCTCAGTTTCATTACAAGTAAGTTACGTCATTGCTGGTATTTTCAAGCATTGAAAATGTCCTGATTGAAATTCACTTGTCTTTGCCGTTATTAATTTTAACGCTATTTTGATTTCTCATCTTCCTTTcgctttctctttcattttataattttaccaaACAGCGACACGGAATTATACATACAGATAAGTGTAGAATACATGTAAAATTATACACGTAGAATTGAAGAAAATGTAGAATTGATACAAGAAGATATGCAATCCTGGAATCCTAGAAAAATTAGGCCTAAAAAGATAGTAAATTTAACTCTTTTTTTCGCCTACGAGTACTTGGCAAATGATCAAGATCTTTAGAGGCAACTTTAAACGAGATCTTCACTCTGTGTTCGTACTTCtgttattacataaaattacaGAATGGCAGAGTGGTACAACGTTATCTGACTACACGTTAGGATGATCCTCGTTTGCTTGTCCTCGTACTATCGTTACATTTTTCTCTAGTAACATCGTTCTTTGCATAAGCAGGAGGAAGTGCAGTGGCAGAAACGAATATATCACTGTCCCGTACGTAAACGTTGAACCTAACCTCAAAGCTGCCTCTGAATAAATATTTGACATTTTAAACGTGTGACGAACAATAACATGCAAGCACTGTAACTTTCAATTGTCACAGTTAAGTATATGCAGATAATATGCGCGATGAATGTATAAACTGGGCCAacatttatgaattttaatactATACGGCTAgcattttttccctttttctcttcgttctcGCGAAATTCTTGCAACCACGGAATTTTAACAAAAAGTTCAAAGAACTTACCGCACGTACTTGGCTCTCATGCATAATCATGTTTTTCCATGTCCTTCTTGGAAACTGGGAGTTGTTTCCGGTGATCGGATATTCCAATTAGTGTGCCACATTTTTCTTTGTTAATCTAAAAGCGAAATTTATCATCAAATTCACAATGGCGAAAGATCGGGCGAAATTGCACGTTGCGTTCGATCGAactaaatgtaaaaattattattagaccGCGGATATTTACGCGAgcttacatttttatgaatttcgaCTAAAAAAcgtggaaaattgttttatccatCGAGTATCGTAAGAAGTATCGCGTTTCGAATATCCTTCATTTATCTTTGATTATGCCCGACATTCTGACAacattcaatttcaatttctaaaCTCGCCATTTATTAATTCGAAACGTAAAACAATTTCTATACGCAAAGGAAAGAATTTTGCGTAGAAAAAGTTATAATAGGAGAAGCTACGGCATAGTAAGTGGAATTACGTTggtatttttacgagcgaaacaTCGAGATTAAAGCGAGGAAAGGATTCTCTTTAAAAAGTTCCGTTGCCTGCCATTTTTCTTCACGCGATAAAATGTGGCAGCGTAGTTAGATGAAAATCACGAGAAGTTAGGTGAACTATGAGTAATGTAACTTTAATTGtccatgaaaaaagaaaaaaaaaatgtaccaTCGTTACGTTGTACTGGAACCTAATGTTAAGTTCATGAGTTTCGAAACTTTGATTCTGGCCCAGCCAATTTTTGATTATTATGCCTGGCTGTACGTGCAAGAGTAATTTGTCACACGTAAATTCGTGTTTCATCGAGAAATGACGCCGTCGATTAGACGTTTTTCTTAGAAATCGTAATGTCAGTGAATAACGCAAAATTCCGTCCACatttacgataaaattattCGACATTGAGAGCGTAATATCTGGAAAATTCCTTTTGTCagaaaatatcgatcgaatctTACGATTCTACGTAGcggtatattttaatttgtccAGTTTCCAATTCTCGTATCTttctattcctttttctttctttattttttcaatttctacgTTGCGactaaattttgtattaaattttctaatacgCGTAACAAGGTGAAATTTAAGACAGAGGCGTTAAACGCTATGATAccataatttttctaattttcccgGTGTCCACATTTTTCCGTTCCTTCCACCTTtcttttaatcttcttttaatCTTCATCGACAAATTTCACCATTCCAGCTCCAGCAACTAGACACAGTAGTATCTtaagttttcaattttcataatttcgttTTCATTCCCCTGGTCTCCATGCTCTTTCTAGCCTTGCAAATTTACTTTGCAGAGTTTCCAATATTTAACCTGCAAACATAAAGTAACAATGAGCCAGATAATTCTTCAGACCTTTCCAGTATCCATTTTTATCTGTGAGCAAACAATTACAGGACGATCGTCTTTCTTCTACTTTACAGGTAACTGTAAATTCGATAAAGGTGATAGAATATCTGGGAATTCCTTATGCCCAGCCACCGCTGGGAAAATTACGTTTTGCTGCGCCTGTTACCGACCCCCTACCATCGTGGAGCGGTGTGCGAAACGCAACAAAATTTGCACCGTCCTGTCAACAAATGACCGACAAGCCGAAACTTCACGAACAATACTACAAAAGATTGCTACCGGTTGAGCAACCCGATCCTGGAGTTAGCGAGGATTGTCTGTACTTGAACATCTTTTCCCCAGACGGTAAGTAAAATTATGATCGGATCGGTAATGCGACGATTTGCTTTTCATTTAtccctttttcttttatcttctcgAGAAAAATGAATACGAGACGAACAGCtagaaaacgaaacgaaacgtggGAAACAGATTTGTCTGCAGTTCGCAATTAATTGCTTTAAAGCTGGAGGAAAGTTAATACGAGAGAGGACagatatataaaaacatatgaAACGTGGAAGACACGTTTTTCTGCGCtttgtaattacattttttaatggtaggaaaattgacaaaaaggcagcataaaaatgaattaaaacatGCGAAGACAATTTTAAAGATGTTAGAGAGaaagatatagaaataaatcGAACGTAAATTTGGAAGGTATCTTTTTCCTGCTTTCCGGTTCCTTTTCTTCCAAGGACATGGAAAGTTAAAATTAGAAAGCGAGacaaaaacgaattaaaatgggAAAACGTCTAAATTTAAAAACACTCGTACGAGACTCTCTCAAGAGAGTTTTAAGCTCCAAATTTTTTGTCATACATACGTGTCCGCTGAAAACTTTGGGGCGTGTCAGGATTCCGAAAGTAGCATCGACTCgatgaatgaatattttattcgtcatGTCGAAACTGTAACGAATTATATCCAGCAATGACATTTTTAATTACGATATTTCTGTTTCTCTGGAGAAAAAAGCAAAAACTGTTCAAAAGCgacgcaaattcgaaatatctgaGATCCCGTTACTAAACACAAATAGCGTAATCGTAATTCCAGATGGAACTGATAACAGCGCATTCGATGAAACTTTCGATACTCGACACGTGAATCGTTTCCTCTCGTTTGAACAAAAGTTGAACTTTTTTGCCAACACGCCACTGACCATGATCAGTGGCTCGTTTCTTCGTCTTTGACGACATATCGTGTAACGAAGTGCTGTGACTCGATGGTTATCTCGTCATGAAAAAAACCCACGATTAGAACGTCGTCGTGTATCGACGAGGTATAActtctttttcctcgttttgtttTTTCTCTAAGCAACGCGTGAACAGTTCTACAGTTCTACAGTTTCAGTTGTACAGTAAGGAAATTAGACTCGTGTAAACTACCTACTCGTTCGAGCTTTGAAGTTAGATGCTAATTGGCAAATAGCTTTCTGCGATGTTTTTCAAAATGCTTCGATTGCGGAGTTGCACTTTGACGACTTAATTTTCCTCCACTCTGTATACTATAGTGTATAGACTCTCCGTAAAGAGTAATTTCTTCATTAGTAAGTCGAAGCTGAAGAAATTTTTGTTCACAAATTACGAAAACCGTAGAACGTTATTTGGAGACCAAaaaatctaatatttaatttctatttaatttacaaaaaattcaagAAATCAGTTTACGATTTGCCAGGAAGATTTTCCAAGTTCCAAAGACcaaaagtttttaattaaagaaagctGAGCGAAGATACCGAAAACTTCGCGTGGAATCTTTATAAATGTCTTACAGTCCATGTATGGCCTGCTGAAAATCAGCTTGTCAATATTCAAGGTCACCATTACCCCCATTCCTAACTCTATCTATTCACCAATATAGGTCTACTACTcgtttagaaaatatatacgtGTCTACTCATAATTCACAATATATTGATCGAATAATTGCTGCAATTTTtgcttatatattttatgtaaaacagcctatatatttttacgtagaaCATAGGCCCTGACTTATCGAGCAATTTCTCGATTGACAATAAATGCGGGCAGCTGCGTGTCAATGGTACGTAAATTTGGTAGTTTCAGGATGTCGGTTAAGGACTAAGATAATAGCGGCATTACGAGCATCATTTTCAGCTAATTTCGGATGTCTCGTGCATCATAGCGCTCGTAAAtcgcgaaaggaagaaaagatttGCCAAGGTTTATCCCATAACCTAACCTCTCCTTTTAGCGTCGATCAAGAGACGCTATGCCAATACGCATAGAAAGAGATTTTTCCTTTAAACTAGTTAACCCTTAACCAATCTTACAATTGGATCATTAACGactgcaataattttatttaggttactaattataaaaaaattaaaagaaaataatgtaaaaatgtaaataatgcaAAAATTGTCAGTCATCTTTGTCACGTAAGatagaaaattaatcaattataaataaaaattagaaataagtcaaGAAGGTTAAATTACTTTCATCGTTAAAAAGGATACCAGACCTAAGCCCAATGTAACCCTGAAAAGAAGCACACCGAACTAACCTTAAACCTAATCAAAATCTAATTTAACCCTTTTGATAAATTTCGACGTAAAGCGGACTAAagtgaaaagaaatgaaattgaatccattgaaattgaaatgaatCCAGAATACTAAAAATTGGGAAAAGTCGCGTAATTGCCAGACTTCTCCGTTTAACCGGTTGAAAAACTTGTGTAATTTCTTTTCCAAGACTTAAGATTTCAACAAATTAATATAGAGGATTAAGCGCGATACAGATGGAGGTTATGTTTCTGATTTCAATGATAGCACTTACTTGGTATAGATTACAGTCTAGATGACAAATTGCACACTTCTTGCGCAACGATTATCGAGATTAGCCTAATACACTAGTAGAACAAGCGGCTATTAGGATGGAAAACGTGAACGCTATAATTTTAGTTGAGGAAAACCCTTGATAAACCTCTAGTCATGAGATTGATTACCATGTCgccaattttataaatgttcgATATAGG comes from the Bombus terrestris chromosome 8, iyBomTerr1.2, whole genome shotgun sequence genome and includes:
- the LOC100645199 gene encoding carboxylesterase 1C, with protein sequence MKCSAWLLFALLPRLLAVLPVANSQIVAQRIPVRQGLGREQPIVRISGQGSVAGKEVTVNSIKVIEYLGIPYAQPPLGKLRFAAPVTDPLPSWSGVRNATKFAPSCQQMTDKPKLHEQYYKRLLPVEQPDPGVSEDCLYLNIFSPDGNKPSDGWPVMVWFHGGDFNTGTPAIWNASIFVSRQKGVSII